TCGCCTGGTACGGTAAGAATTTTTGAAGTTGTGATGGGCGCAAGCCTTACGGATACAGAATGTTCTGTAGTTACCGCTGGTACAGCCTGTAAATTGGTTGGCGAATTAACCTACGGCGTAGATTTTATTTCCCAAGCCTCTGGCGATGCTGTGGCTATTATTCCATTAAAGCCATTCACACCGGGTAGTTCATATATAAATGTATTAACTACAGGTTTAAAGGATTCTCAAGGTCGCTCTATTCAGCCTTCTTCTACTTACGCATTAGTGAGCGAAGAAGCGCCACTAATAACAGATGCTCAGCTGGGCCTTCAAGCGGCTGTAAATAGTTATGAAAATGTCGTGGTAAGTTCAGGAGATATCACTAAAGATGACATTATATTTTCTGCGGCAATGACCATTCAATCAGCAGGGCCTGTGCTCGGTACAATTAAAAACTTACTGGCTGCTAGCTTACAAAACGACGCATTACCAACCCCAATGGTCAGTGTACCTGAACAAGCTATGGTTAATGTACAGCAAGTATTTGCAGCTGCGGGTGTGAGCGTTTCGGATGCATTTTCAGGTGTGCAATACTTAAAAGGTAGCGTCATGCTGCCCATGTATTTAGGGACGCCAACCGGCACTGAAATAAGTGATTTAAATGATACATATTGGCAAGGTATGTGCGACAACGCGGTGGCTATTTTAGGTTACAAAGCGGCCGCAGGCGAAGCGTTTCCGGCAGATCCAATTAGTGAAAATGATGCACTTTGTGCTGCGCTAAGTAACGGGCAGTTACGTGATTTAGGGCTAGACTCTACGCGCCATTTAACTAAGTATAACTCTATCCCTAAAGTACAAAGCATGGCGAATGTGCCAGTGCAAATAACTAAACCGATTTTACCGGTTATTAATTTTATACGAGATTCACAAGGCCTTGACCCCATTGAAATGCCTGAAGCTGGCTGGCCAGTTGTTATTATGCAACACGGTATAACAACAGACAAAGAAAGCATGTTGGCGCTAACAGCACAACTTTCAATTCAAGGTTTTGCTACCGCTGCAATTGATCACCCTCGCCATGGCGAACGGGGTGTAGATGTTGATGCAGATGGTACAGATGACTTTAATGCTACAACAGGCTCAGTGCTTAGTTACATGAATTTAAACTCGCTATTAGTTGCGCGTGATAGCTTACGCCAATCATCAGCAGATTTATTAGGCTTACGTTTAGGTTTAAACTTTATTAATGATGCGACTATTAACGCGCAAGATGTAACCTACGTTGGTCACTCGTTAGGTTCTATTGTTGCACCTGCATTTATAGCACAGGCTAATAGCCCGCTTGCAGACACAGTTGACCCGTTATTTAAGGTCAACACTGTAGCACTTGCCAGTGGCGGTGGTGGTATAGCAAGCTTTTTACTTGAGTCGGCTGCGTTTGGGCCATTTATACAAGGTTCTGTATTATCTCAAGCAGGTACTGCTGAGTCACAAGAGTTTAACGAGTTTCTTCAAGCAGATGCTATTTCAAACTGTGGTACATTCCTACCAGATATGGAAGCGTTTTTAACCTGTGGCTATCAGGCGTATGTAACATCACTTACTACGGCAGGCGAAACTACAAAACTTGCAAACATTCAAGGGGTAATGACCGAGTTTGCTTTTGCTGCGCAAACAGCACTTGATAGTGGTGACCCAACAAATTACGCGGCAGCGGTAAACGCATTAGGTACACCTGTATACACCAATGTAGTTGTAGGCGATGACGTAGATAACAAACCTGACCAAGTTATTCCACCTGCAGCAGCGAATAACCCAATTTCAGGAACGATTCCATTAGCAAACTTTATGGGGCTTGAAACAGTAAGCACTTCACAGCCATTAAGTGAAACAGCGGGAAGCTACTTAGTTAAATTTACTAAAGGACATCATGGCTCTATTTTAACACCAGCCCAAGATGAAGCCCAAGCGGCTACAGTTGAAGGCAGTGCTGCCGCAAATGCTGAAATGCAGCTGCAAGTAGCAACATATTTAGCTGCACGCGGACGCATGTTACTAGTTAGCAACCCAGAGGTGGTGACTGATTAATCAGCAAATACCTTATTAACCTTGAAAAGCCACTGTTTAGTGGCTTTTTTTTGTTATAAAGCATGATAAATTAGCTTAAATTTATAAATGGAGAAACCAGTTGGAATTTTTATACGAATACGGTTTGTTTTTTGCTAAAACGGTTACCTTTGTTATTGCCATTGCAATTATTTTAACGCTTATTGTTGGCTCAGCGGTCAAGCCAAAAACTAAAAAAGGGGCGATAGAAATAGACGATTTATCTGAGCAATTAGATGATTTAAAAGATAGTTTTTTAGAAAATACGTTAACTAAAAAAGAGTTAAAAGCGCACCTTAAAGCGCAAAAAGTCGAGTCTAAAAAAACAGCAAATGATGAGCCAAAGCCACGCCTATATGTTATTGACTTTATAGGTAGTATGGATGCACACGAAGTTGAAAGCCTACGCGAAGAAGTGACTGC
The genomic region above belongs to Pseudoalteromonas sp. MM1 and contains:
- a CDS encoding VolA/Pla-1 family phospholipase, which translates into the protein MKKMLLSLSVTAALAGCGGGETLEDVKNDTATIIPNATVTFDPANGVLSVPNDLLMSGTQDGTINIPGELDDDNVSVPRTAYADPQLALGALDGWSSQVPYKIDLTFPTGVSLDEASAASPGTVRIFEVVMGASLTDTECSVVTAGTACKLVGELTYGVDFISQASGDAVAIIPLKPFTPGSSYINVLTTGLKDSQGRSIQPSSTYALVSEEAPLITDAQLGLQAAVNSYENVVVSSGDITKDDIIFSAAMTIQSAGPVLGTIKNLLAASLQNDALPTPMVSVPEQAMVNVQQVFAAAGVSVSDAFSGVQYLKGSVMLPMYLGTPTGTEISDLNDTYWQGMCDNAVAILGYKAAAGEAFPADPISENDALCAALSNGQLRDLGLDSTRHLTKYNSIPKVQSMANVPVQITKPILPVINFIRDSQGLDPIEMPEAGWPVVIMQHGITTDKESMLALTAQLSIQGFATAAIDHPRHGERGVDVDADGTDDFNATTGSVLSYMNLNSLLVARDSLRQSSADLLGLRLGLNFINDATINAQDVTYVGHSLGSIVAPAFIAQANSPLADTVDPLFKVNTVALASGGGGIASFLLESAAFGPFIQGSVLSQAGTAESQEFNEFLQADAISNCGTFLPDMEAFLTCGYQAYVTSLTTAGETTKLANIQGVMTEFAFAAQTALDSGDPTNYAAAVNALGTPVYTNVVVGDDVDNKPDQVIPPAAANNPISGTIPLANFMGLETVSTSQPLSETAGSYLVKFTKGHHGSILTPAQDEAQAATVEGSAAANAEMQLQVATYLAARGRMLLVSNPEVVTD